Proteins encoded in a region of the Deinococcus hopiensis KR-140 genome:
- a CDS encoding tyrosine-type recombinase/integrase: MKVHHALRRTAGTRLMREGASLNNVSGRLGHLALKTAHIYAKWSDDGPRCKLAGW, encoded by the coding sequence ATAAAGGTCCATCACGCCCTTCGGCGCACTGCAGGCACCCGTTTGATGCGGGAAGGGGCCTCCCTCAACAATGTCTCGGGACGTCTTGGGCACCTCGCTCTGAAAACTGCGCACATCTACGCCAAGTGGAGTGACGATGGGCCGCGCTGTAAATTGGCAGGATGGTAA